A stretch of Oryza brachyantha chromosome 4, ObraRS2, whole genome shotgun sequence DNA encodes these proteins:
- the LOC102709557 gene encoding protein NRT1/ PTR FAMILY 5.10-like, with the protein MNTMDSSRSLLPPEEEQPLSGVSDFRGRPVYRSTSGGWRSALFVVAVELGGSFAYFGVSANLITYLSGPLGQSNASAAAAVNAWSGTACMLPLLGAFLADSFLGRYPSILLACALYILGYGILTVTVASSSAAGGPSLAQVAFLYVSLYLIAFAQGADKPCGLAFGADQFDSDDPRESASRSSLFNWWYFSMAIGISVAIAVVSYVQENVSWTVGFGIPFAIMFCVCAVFLLGTPTYRLYAPSPGARNPLARLARSLVKDDDDDKESSEEARGVLRLLPIWATCLAYGVAYAQIMTLFNKQGRTLDRRIGNSGLEVPPAALQTLGPVTILLFVPMYDRAVVPALRRVTGNPRGMTTLQRIGAGMAVSLAALTIAAAVEGQRLERVREQRAVMRWTWVVPQYVAMGVADVLAVVGMQEFFHGEMPEGLRSLGLALYLSVMGIGGFISSALISLLDGITRRDGSQGWFADDLNRGHLDYFYCLLAAISAVELTFFLCFSRSYAYRRNKPLPLLC; encoded by the exons ATGAATACGATGGACAGCAGCAGGTCGTTGCTTCCtccggaggaggagcagccgcTCTCCGGCGTCTCTGATTTCCGCGGCCGCCCCGTCTACCGCTCAACCTCAGGCGGCTGGCGCTCCGCCCTCTTCGTCGTCG CGGTGGAGTTGGGCGGCAGCTTCGCCTACTTCGGCGTGTCGGCAAACCTCATCACCTACCTGAGTGGGCCGCTGGGCCAATCCaacgcgtcggcggcggcggcggtcaaCGCTTGGTCGGGGACGGCCTGCATGCTTCCTCTGCTCGGCGCCTTCCTCGCCGACTCCTTCCTCGGCCGCTACCCATCCATCCTCCTCGCCTGCGCCCTCTACATCCTC GGGTATGGCATTCTCACGGTCACGGTGGCGTCTTCGTCGGCTGCCGGGGGCCCATCCTTAGCCCAGGTGGCGTTCCTCTACGTGTCGCTCTACCTCATCGCCTTCGCGCAGGGAGCCGACAAGCCATGCGGCCTGGCCTTCGGCGCCGACCAGTTTGACTCCGACGACCCCAGGGAGAGCGCCTCCCGTAGCTCCCTCTTCAACTGGTGGTACTTCTCCATGGCCATCGGCATctccgtcgccatcgccgtcgtcagCTATGTCCAGGAGAACGTCAGCTGGACCGTCGGCTTCGGCATCCCCTTCGCCATCATGTTCTGCGTTTGtgccgtcttcctcctcggcaCCCCCACCTACCGCCTGTACGCGCCCAGCCCCGGCGCCCGGAACCCCCTGGCTCGTCTCGCTCGCAGCCTCGTcaaggacgacgacgacgacaaggaATCGTCGGAGGAGGCGCGTGGCGTGCTGCGTCTCTTGCCGATATGGGCGACGTGCTTGGCGTACGGTGTGGCGTACGCGCAGATCATGACGTTGTTCAACAAGCAGGGACGAACGCTGGATCGGCGCATCGGCAACAGCGGGCTGGAGGTGCCGCCCGCCGCGTTGCAGACGTTGGGCCCGGTGACCATCCTACTGTTCGTGCCCATGTACGACCGCGCGGTGGTGCCGGCGCTGCGACGAGTGACGGGCAACCCGAGGGGGATGACGACGCTGCAGCGCATTGGGGCAGGCATGGCGGTGTCGCTGGCAGCGTTGAcgatcgcggcggcggtggagggacAGCGGCTAGAGAGGGTGCGTGAGCAGAGGGCGGTGATGAGGTGGACGTGGGTGGTGCCGCAGTACGTGGCGATGGGGGTGGCGGACGTGCTGGCGGTGGTGGGGATGCAGGAGTTCTTCCACGGCGAGATGCCGGAGGGGCTGCGGAGCCTGGGGCTGGCGCTCTACCTGAGCGTCATGGGCATCGGCGGCTTCATCAGCAGCGCCCTCATCTCCCTTCTGGATGGAATCACCAGGAGAGACGGCAGCCAAGGGTGGTTCGCCGACGACCTCAACCGGGGCCACCTCGACTACTTCTACTGCCTGCTCGCCGCCATCAGCGCCGTCGAGCTCACGTTCTTCCTCTGCTTCTCTCGCTCCTACGCCTACAGGAGGAACAAGCCTCTACCACTACTCTGCTAG
- the LOC102709272 gene encoding serine/threonine-protein kinase SAPK5 has protein sequence MDKYEPVREIGAGNFGVAKLMRNKETRELVAMKFIERGNRIDENVFREIVNHRSLRHPNIIRFREVVVTPTHLAIVMEYAAGGELFERICEAGRFHEDEARYFFQQLVCGVSYCHAMQICHRDLKLENTLLDGSPAPRLKICDFGYSKSSVLHSRPKSTVGTPAYIAPEVLSRREYDGKHADVWSCGVTLYVMLVGAYPFEDPRDPKNFRKTISRIMSVQYKIPEYVHVSQPCRHLLSRIFVANPYKRITMSEIKSHPWFLKNLPRELKEEAQAAYYNRRADQTSGSASTSTRAGAGASAPAAAFSPQSVEDIMRIVQEAQTVPKPDRPVSGYGWGTDDEEEEEAEEEEEEEEDEYERTVREVHASGELDMASLRI, from the exons ATGGACAAGTACGAGCCGGTTCGGGAGATCGGGGCGGGCAACTTCGGTGTGGCGAAGCTGATGAGGAACAAGGAGACGCGCGAGCTGGTCGCCATGAAGTTCATCGAGAGAGGGAACAGG ATCGACGAGAACGTGTTCCGGGAGATCGTGAACCACCGGTCGCTGCGGCACCCGAACATAATCCGGTTCAgggaggtggtggtgacgCCGACGCACCTGGCGATCGTGATGGAGtacgcggccggcggcgagctatTCGAGCGCATCTGCGAGGCCGGGAGGTTCCACGAGGACGAGGCGAGGTACTTCTTCCAGCAGCTGGTGTGCGGCGTCAGCTACTGCCACGCCATGCAGATCTGCCACCGCGACCTCAAGCTGGAGAACACGCTGCTCGACGGCAGCCCGGCGCCGCGCCTCAAGATCTGCGACTTCGGCTACTCCAAGTCCTCCGTGCTCCACTCCCGCCCTAAGTCCACCGTCGGCACCCCCGCCTACATCGCCCCCGAGGTGCTCTCCCGCCGCGAGTACGACGGCAAGCACGCCGACGTCTGGTCCTGCGGCGTCACCCTCTACGTCATGCTCGTCGGAGCCTACCCCTTCGAGGACCCCAGGGACCCCAAGAACTTCAGGAAGACCATCTCC CGCATCATGTCTGTCCAGTACAAGATCCCCGAGTACGTGCACGTCTCCCAGCCCTGCCGCCATCTCCTCTCCCGCATCTTCGTCGCCAATCCATACAAG CGCATCACCATGAGCGAGATCAAGAGCCACCCCTGGTTCCTCAAGAACCTGCCGCGCGAGCTCAAGGAGGAGGCGCAGGCCGCCTACTACAACCGCCGCGCCGACCAAACCAGTGGCAGCGCCAGCACCAGCACGAGGGCCGGGGCCGGCGCCAGCGCGCCCGCTGCTGCCTTCTCGCCGCAGAGCGTGGAGGACATCATGAGGATCGTGCAGGAGGCGCAGACGGTGCCCAAGCCCGACAGGCCGGTCTCCGGCTACGGGTGGGgcaccgacgacgaggaggaggaagaagcagaggaggaggaggaagaagaagaggacgaGTACGAGAGGACGGTACGCGAGGTCCACGCGAGCGGGGAGCTGGACATGGCCAGCCTCCGAATCTGA
- the LOC102719013 gene encoding NAC domain-containing protein 30-like, whose product MAWREVPPGFRFQPTEEELVGYYLARKVQAIAGNGIIPDLIHLCSVEPWDLRPRDCCYFFTYKGRKYPTGTRTNRATAAGFWKATGRDKPVLSSTGSPSPAVIGMRKTLVFYLGRAPNGTKTDWIIHEYRLVSVADHQEGWVVCRAFQKPTTFTLQSPPLLHLQQHMHGDSGLVLASPPAPAPADGDKESNMLLTPGAAGDPVADHHSQLLAMMKQQAGAIDWSFLDALLLHDST is encoded by the coding sequence ATGGCGTGGAGGGAGGTGCCGCCGGGGTTCAGGTTCCAGCcgacggaggaggagctggtgGGATACTACCTGGCACGGAAGGTGCAGGCCATCGCCGGGAATGGGATCATCCCGGACCTGATCCATCTCTGCAGCGTCGAGCCATGGGACCTGCGACCTCGAGACTGCTGCTACTTCTTCACCTACAAGGGCCGCAAGTACCCCACCGGCACGCGCACCAACCGGGCCACCGCCGCGGGCTTCTGGAAGGCCACCGGCCGGGACAAGCCGGTGCTGTCCTCCACCGGCTCCCCCTCCCCGGCCGTCATCGGCATGAGGAAGACGCTCGTCTTCTACCTCGGCCGCGCGCCCAACGGCACCAAGACCGACTGGATCATCCACGAGTACCGCCTCGTCTCCGTCGCCGACCACCAGGAGGGCTGGGTGGTTTGCCGCGCCTTTCAGAAGCCCACCACCTTCACCCTGCAGAGCCCGCCTCTTCTTCACCTGCAGCAGCATATGCATGGTGATAGTGGTCTGGTCTTGGCCTCCCCGCCCGCTCCTGCACCTGCCGACGGCGACAAGGAATCCAATATGCTGTTGACACCAGGTGCCGCCGGCGACCCTGTTGCAGATCATCACTCTCAACTGCTCGCGATGATGAAGCAGCAAGCTGGTGCCATCGACTGGAGCTTCCTCGACGCCTTGCTGCTCCACGATTctacctag
- the LOC102718737 gene encoding DDB1- and CUL4-associated factor homolog 1 yields MPAPEEDEEALLTRVQAIITRLLDLEDNPNPRLLHTLATICETHEARYVQECANNPSYNNTNTRNSHTIGKLANLLRENDDFYELVFCKFLSDNSYSAAVRSAAARLLLSCYSAWTPQYPHAFEDAIIENIKKWVTEDGGPSNECELKHLGRNNKPTDADMLRTYAIGLLAMALCGGGQLVEDVLTMGVSAKLMHFLRIRVHGDVASAQKDSNLPLDTKHPRSRDENRSKSRLVQDSSRLDGMRSGDGVSADPTSEKDCDRVMGMWHAHGERWIDDAVSLQHERADSSSDLFDVTEAGTTNDRAYSASIYDTKPRVGERLSALRPGRDEELNENVRDDLLKRKLTRTGSRLRGKGRAGESLPESERTPLSPTSGLKIGTRTSREKNVARIEDAKKDIDVNNSSTSLEPFTAISKEEYEDRFKDCIIGLKDISDIVLKAVRAAEAEARSANAPDEAVKAAGDAAAELVKSAASEVWKSGNNGDAVVLAAEKAAATVVEAAMSTSVSRSSNQVSEEHVVEEPVQISEDHELEDFVITDHGQLLQLREKYSIQCLQVLGEYVEALGPVLHEKGVDVCLALLQRSIKDQGGNGHFTLLSDVLRLICALAAHRKFAALFVDRGGIQKILSVPRIAQTYTALSACLFTFGSLQSTMERICALSSDTLNSVVELALQLLECPQDSARKNAAIFFAAAFVFKAILDSFDARDGMQKVLGILHGAASVRSGGNSGALGSSNVNQGNDRSPAEVLTASEKQVAYHSCVALRQYFRAHLLQLVDSIRPSKSIRSIARSTSSARAGYKPFDIGNEAMDAVFRQIQRDRKLGPALVRTRWPVLDKFLASNGHITMLELCQAPPTDRYLHDLTQYAFGVLHITTLVPYCRKLIVHATLSNNRVGMSVLLDAANSFGYVDPEVICPALNVLVNLVCPPPSISNKPSLAGNQQPAAAQAIGGAFPENRDKNAEKYTADRNVTANQGEPRERCGDGSTSQQGNTTQINTPVVPSGVVGDRRISLGVGAGGPGLAAQLEQGYRQAREVVRANNGIKILLQLLSSRMVTPPVAIDPIRALACRVLLGLARDDAIAHILTKLQVGKKLSELIRDTSGQSIGGDNGRWQNELTQVAIELIAVLTNSGKETTLAATDAAAPALRRIERAGIAAATPISYHSRELMQLIHEHLIGSGLTATAAMLQKEADLAPLPSTAAVIPVHQVAAQEASSAQKQWPSGRVQGFVPGTTKMTIDQTGQKCDSLLPSSKKKSLSFSSSFSKRAQPLHLFSGNRASNGLKSPVPTGNVDDMICAASTVNTGDAETSHKTPLSLPQKRKLVDMKDLSSATAAKRHAMVDQACQSPVFQTPAPTRRGLSVAVDSPTATFHSGRPNFNNIYMENLDDSQGTPGATITTPHHGANDHQSVNLERMTLDSLVVQYLKHQHRQCPAPITTLPPLSLLHTHVCPEPSRSLSAPANMAARMGSREIRRQFSGIQIPRRDRQFIYSRFKLCRVCRDESSLLTCMTFLGDASRVAAGNHTGELRIFDCNTANILETQACHQQLVTIVESASSGGNELILTSSVNEAKIWDAFSLSVGPLHTFEGCKAARFSHSGTSFAALSSDTTRREVLLYDVQTYNLDLRLPDNSGYSGGRGYVQPIIHFSPSDTMLLWNGVLWDRRSPNPVHQFDQFTDYGGGGFHPAGNEVIINSEVWDLRKLKLLRSVPSLDQTVIKFNGRGDVIYAILRRNLDDVTSSIHTRRVRHPLFPAFRTIDAVTYSDIATVQIDRGVLDLATEPNDSLLGVVAMDDPDEMFSSARLFEVGRKRPTDDDSDPEDAGDTDDEDDDDNDDSEDGIIPLTDITGDSDSDISNSSDDGGDDEDIDSGDENDDDDDDAEFIEGGGGLLEIMGEEDGDESDIMGSFSSGDEEGWIM; encoded by the exons atgccggcgccggaggaggacgaggaggcgctGCTCACCCGCGTGCAGGCCATCATCACGCGGCTCCTCGACCTCGAGGACAACCCCAatccccgcctcctccacaCCCTCGCCACCATCTGCGAGACCCACGAAGCCAG ATATGTGCAAGAATGTGCAAATAATCCATCGTACAATAACACAAACACAAGGAACTCCCATACAATTGGCAAGTTGGCAAACTTGCTCCGG GAGAATGACGACTTTTACGAGTTAGTGTTTTGTAAGTTCTTATCGGACAATTCATACTCTGCTGCAGTGcgttctgctgctgctaggcTGCTCCTAAGCTGCTATTCTGCCTGGACG CCCCAGTATCCTCATGCATTTGAAGATGCTATTAtcgaaaatataaaaaagtggGTGACAGAAGATGGTGGACCGTCAAATGAGTGTGAATTGAAGCATCTAGGAAGGAATAACAAACCAACAGATGCTGACATGCTGCGGACATATGCCATTGGGTTGCTTGCTATGGCACTGTGTGG CGGTGGGCAGTTGGTAGAAGATGTCTTAACCATGGGGGTATCAGCTAAGCTCATGCACTTTTTGCGTATACGAGTGCATGGGGATGTTGCGTCAGCCCAGAAAGATTCTAATCTTCCACTAGATACCAAGCATCCTCGGAGCAGAGATGAGAACAGGAGCAAATCACGTCTGGTTCAAGACAGTTCTCGGTTGGATGGAATGAGGTCTGGAGATGGAGTTTCAGCTGACCCAACTTCAGAAAAGGACTGTGACCGTGTTATGGGAATGTGGCATGCACATGGAGAACGGTGGATAGATGATGCTGTGTCTCTGCAGCATGAGCGTGCTGATTCATCGTCGGATCTTTTTGATGTGACTGAGGCTGGTACAACCAATGATAGAGCTTATAGTGCAAGCATTTATGATACAAAGCCAAGGGTTGGGGAACGGCTTTCCGCTTTGAGGCCTGGAAGAGATGAAGAGTTGAACGAAAATGTGAGAGATGATCTGTTGAAGAGGAAGTTGACTCGAACAGGATCACGACTTAGGGGGAAGGGCAGAGCAGGTGAAAGCTTGCCTGAAAGTGAAAGAACACCTTTGTCACCAACCTCAGGATTGAAAATAGGAACTCGGACCAGCAGAGAGAAGAATGTGGCGAGGATTGAAGATGCAAAGAAGGACATTGATGTGAACAACAGCTCAACAAGCCTTGAGCCATTTACTGCAATTTCCAAAGAAGAGTATGAGGATCGGTTCAAGGATTGTATTATTGGCTTAAAGGATATATCTGACATTGTTTTAAAGGCTGTGAGAGCTGCTGAAGCTGAAGCCAGATCTGCAAATGCACCTGATGAAGCTGTAAAAGCAGCAGGCGATGCGGCTGCTGAGCTTGTGAAATCTGCTGCATCGGAG GTTTGGAAAAGTGGAAATAATGGTGATGCGGTTGTATTAGCTGCTGAGAAAGCTGCGGCTACTGTAGTGGAGGCTGCTATGTCAACTAGTGTCTCACG AAGCTCTAACCAAGTTAGTGAAGAGCATGTGGTGGAAGAACCTGTGCAAATTAGCGAGGACCATGAGTTGGAAGATTTTGTTATCACTGACCATGGGCAGCTTCTCCAacttagagaaaaatatagcattcAGTGCCTACAGGTTTTGGGAGAGTATGTTGAAGCATTGGGTCCTGTTCTCCATGAAAAGGGTGTTGATGTTTGCCTTGCATTATTACAACGGAGCATTAAAGACCAAGGGGGAAATGGCCACTTTACACTTCTTTCTGATGTCCTTCGATTAATTTGTGCCCTGGCTGCCCACCGGAAATTCGCTGCACTCTTTGTTGACCGTGGTGGTATTCAGAAGATTCTCTCTGTTCCTAGGATTGCTCAGACATATACTGCTCTTTCTGCCTGCTTATTTACTTTTGGTTCCCTCCAG TCAACCATGGAACGTATTTGTGCACTTTCATCTGACACACTCAATAGTGTGGTTGAACTGGCACTTCAACTTCTTGAGTGTCCACAAGATTCAGCAAGGAAAAATGCAGCCATATTCTTTGCTGCTGCCTTTGTGTTCAAAGCTATTCTGGATTCATTTGATGCACGGGATGGTATGCAAAAAGTTCTGGGTATTTTACATGGTGCTGCTTCAGTAAGGTCTGGTGGTAACTCTGGAGCACTAGGATCCTCTAATGTAAACCAAGGGAATGATCGGTCACCTGCTGAAGTTCTGACTGCATCAGAAAAGCAGGTTGCGTACCATTCATGTGTTGCACTAAGGCAGTACTTTAGGGCTCATCTGCTTCAGCTTGTTGATTCTATTCGACCAAGCAAAAGTATCCGCAGTATTGCTCGGAGCACTTCTAGTGCAAGAGCTGGTTACAAACCATTTGACATTGGTAATGAGGCTATGGATGCTGTTTTTCGTCAGATCCAGCGTGACAGAAAGTTAGGTCCTGCTCTTGTGAGAACTCGTTGGCCTGTACTGGATAAATTTTTGGCGTCGAATGGTCATATAACAATGCTAGAGCTGTGCCAG GCTCCACCTACTGATCGCTATCTACATGACTTAACACAATATGCATTTGGAGTTCTTCACATTACAACACTTGTGCCATACTGCCGCAAACTGATAGTACATGCTACATTAAGTAACAATCGTGTTGGCATGTCTGTCCTATTAGATGCAGCAAACAGTTTTGGCTACGTTGATCCTGAG GTGATATGTCCAGCACTGAACGTTCTTGTCAATCTTGTGTGTCCCCCTCCTTCTATCAGTAACAAACCATCATTAGCCGGTAACCAGCAACCTGCAGCTGCCCAAGCAATTGGTGGGGCATTTCCAGAAAACAGAGACAAgaatgctgaaaaatatactGCAGATAGAAATGTAACTGCAAATCAGGGTGAACCTCGGGAACGTTGTGGTGATGGTAGCACATCACAACAGGGGAATACGACACAGATTAACACACCTGTTGTGCCATCTGGGGTGGTTGGTGATCGGAGAATATCTTTAGGAGTAGGAGCTGGGGGTCCTGGTCTTGCTGCTCAATTGGAACAAGGGTATCGTCAAGCTCGAGAAGTGGTCAGAGCTAATAATGGTATAAAGATTCTTTTACAGCTTCTCAGTTCTCGAATGGTTACACCTCCCGTGGCTATTGATCCTATTCGAGCACTTGCCTGTCGCGTCCTACTTGGCTTGGCTAGAGACGATGCAATTGCACATATACTGACTAAGCTCCAG GTAGGAAAGAAACTATCAGAACTGATTCGTGATACCAGTGGCCAGTCAATTGGTGGTGATAATGGTAGATGGCAAAATGAACTGACCCAAGTGGCAATTGAACTAATTGCG GTACTGACAAATTCTGGAAAAGAAACAACCTTAGCAGCGActgatgctgctgctccaGCACTGAGGCGCATTGAACGAGCTGGAATAGCTGCTGCGACTCCTATCTCATACCATTCCAG GGAACTAATGCAACTTATACATGAACATCTCATTGGATCTGGTCTTACTGCTACTGCTGCCATGCTGCAAAAGGAGGCTGACCTTGCACCTTTGCCATCAACAGCTGCAGTGATTCCTGTCCACCAGGTTGCTGCCCAGGAGGCATCATCTGCTCAGAAGCAGTGGCCTTCTGGTCGCGTTCAGGGATTTGTGCCAGGCACAACAAAGATGACAATAGACCAAACTGGCCAGAAATGTGATTCTCTCTTGCCTTCTTCAAAGAAGAAGTCACTGTCCTTCTCGTCCAGTTTCTCGAAGAGAGCTCAACCTTTGCATCTATTTTCTGGTAATAGAGCAAGCAATGGCTTGAAAAGTCCTGTGCCTACTGGGAATGTTGACGATATGATTTGCGCTGCTTCTACTGTCAATACTGGAGATGCAGAGACATCTCATAAAACCCCATTATCGTTGCCACAAAAGAGGAAGCTAGTGGATATGAAGGATCTTAGTTCAGCGACAGCAGCAAAGCGCCATGCAATGGTGGATCAAGCATGCCAATCTCCAGTATTTCAAACGCCTGCTCCTACTCGCAGAGGCCTATCAGTGGCAGTGGATTCCCCTACTGCTACATTTCATTCTGGACGGCCAAATTTCAACAACATTTACATGGAGAACCTGGATGATTCTCAAGGCACACCTGGAGCAACAATTACCACACCACATCATGGTGCAAATGATCATCAGTCAGTAAATTTGGAGCGTATGACACTCGATTCACTGGTTGTACAATACTTAAAGCACCAACACCGCCAGTGTCCTGCTCCAATAACAACTTTGCCACCACTCTCTTTGTTGCATACTCATGTTTGCCCTGAGCCCAGTCGCAGCCTTAGTGCACCAGCAAACATGGCTGCTCGCATGGGAAGCCGTGAGATAAGGAGGCAATTTAGTGGGATCCAAATACCTCGTAGGGATCGCCAATTTATCTACAGCAGGTTCAAGCTATGCCGTGTTTGCCGTGATGAATCCTCACTTTTAACTTGCATGACATTTCTTGGTGATGCATCACGAGTTGCAGCTGGGAACCACACTGGGGAATTAAGAATATTTGACTGCAACACTGCAAATATCCTAGAGACCCAGGCATGTCACCAACAACTTGTTACAATAGTAGAGTCAGCATCTTCTGGAGGAAATGAGCTGATTCTTACGTCCAGCGTGAATGAGGCTAAAATCTGGGATGCCTTCTCATTATCTGTGGGGCCTTTACACACTTTTGAGGGCTGCAAAGCTGCTCGGTTTAGCCATTCTGGAACTTCATTTGCTGCCCTTTCTAGTGATACAACTCGCCGGGAGGTTCTACTGTATGATGTTCAGACATATAATCTTGATCTGCGGCTTCCAGATAACTCCGGCTATTCAGGTGGCCGGGGTTATGTACAACCCATTATACATTTCAGTCCATCGGACACAATGTTGTTGTGGAATGGAGTCCTGTGGGATAGACGAAGTCCAAACCCTGTCCATCAGTTTGACCAGTTCACTGACTATGGCGGTGGTGGCTTCCATCCAGCTGGAAATGAg GTAATAATAAACTCAGAAGTGTGGGATCTAAGGAAATTGAAGCTTCTGAGGAGTGTTCCTTCCCTGGACCAGAcagtaataaaatttaatggcAGAGGGGATGTTATCTACGCCATTCTCAGGCGTAATCTTGACGATGTAACATCATCCATTCACACTCGTAGGGTCAGACATCCTCTGTTCCCTGCATTCCGCACGATTGATGCCGTGACTTACTCAGATATTGCAACAGTCCAAATTGACCGTGGTGTCCTTGATCTTGCAACTGAACCCAATGATTCTCTTCTTGGGGTTGTTGCTATGGATGATCCTGATGAGATGTTCTCTTCTGCTCGCCTATTTGAAGTTGGCAGGAAGCGTCCAACTGATGATGATTCAGATCCGGAGGATGCAGGTGACACGGATGATGAAGATGACGATGACAATGATGACTCAGAAGATGGTATTATTCCTTTGACTGATATAACAGGCGACAGTGATTCTGATATAAGTAACAGCAGTGATGATGGTGGTGACGATGAAGATATTGACAGTGGGGATGAAAATGAtgacgatgacgatgatgCTGAGTTCATTGAAGGGGGAGGAGGACTGCTGGAGATTATGGGTGAAGAGGATGGTGATGAGAGTGATATTATGGGCTCATTTagcagcggcgacgaagaAGGATGGATCATGTAA